One genomic segment of Musa acuminata AAA Group cultivar baxijiao chromosome BXJ3-3, Cavendish_Baxijiao_AAA, whole genome shotgun sequence includes these proteins:
- the LOC135634412 gene encoding uncharacterized protein LOC135634412 isoform X3: MEYLRFEQQEQKHLLCFMRQFGTLNTFIYTHTHCSIHSKLRVSVSSMAALPGASTLKLYYGKPMLPDVSRVLACLYEKDVKFELIDMYEGQHMPYEFLSLQAFTRAPVTVVEDGSTFTLESRALCRYISAKYADRGNSYLLGSDILERASIEQWLKLEEHNFHPPSWELVFHLAFATPMVDPDPDLITRSERRLASVLDVYDQRLSENEFLAGDKFTLADLSHLPNSHYLATSRQWRHLFDVRKNVRRWWESISKRRSWTNVVEILTEVEVLKEQIAAGEENTTTLHLLPFTSHRTSSSTTGYVLPAQVTQSIEVVPYSPPQSQPESTPSPPQTTPQGSVGGTTPTPADASQSSQQTWKTSKEDASSSSYTVSTPAQTKESNLSGIKSPQPSQEITSSASAPLATSTTETWKGSAPSVSDSGRSTPVDDSMPRQQSSPTTSEASNLRTAEGVAPSMSSGPTPTAADASQTSMRPTPLTQNTTPVKLSSQPNQVESVTTYVDTPLATSLTQPSIGQTIEISKGPTPLTQTTTPTSADKPLSQPNQVDAIPTSPTQASIGQASEVSKGSTPLSQSTTPTPIETTKPSSQPNQVEEVTSPTQASIGQASEVSKGSTPLSQNATPTPVETSKPSSQPNQVEAVTTSPTQAFIGQASEVSKGSTPLSQSTTPTPVETSKPSSQPNQVEAVTTSPTQASIGQASEVSKGSTPLSQSTTPTPVETSKPSSQPNQVEAVTTSPTQASVGQASEVSKGSTPLSQSTTPTPVETSKPSSQPNQVEVVTTSPTQASIGQASEVSKGSTPLSQSATPTPVETSKPSSKPNQVEAVTTSPTQASIGQASEVSKGSTPLSQSTTPTPGETSKPSSQPNQVEAVTTSPTQASIGQASEVSKGSTPLSQSATPTPVETSKPSSQPNQVEAVTTSPTQASIGQASEVSKGSTPLSQSTTPTPIETSKPSSQPNQVEVVTTSPTQASIGQASEVSKGSTPLSQSATPTPVETSKPSSKPNQVEAVTTSPTQASVGQASEVSKGSTPLSQSTTPTPVETSKPSSQPNQVEVVTTSPTQASIGQASEVSKGSTPLSQSATPTSVETSKPSSKPNQVEAVTTSPTQASIGQASEVSKGSTPLSQSTTPTPGETSKPSSQPNQVEAVTTSPTQASIGQASEVSKGSTPLSQSATPTPVETSKPSSQPNQVEAVTTSPTQASIGQASEVSKGSTPLSQSTTPTPIETSKPSSQPNQVEAVTTSPTQASIGQASEVSKGSTPLSQSATPTPVKTSKPSSQPNQVETITTSPTQASIGQASEVSKGSTPLSQSTTPTPVETSKPSSQPNQVEVVTTSPTQASIGQALEVSKGSTPLSQSTTPTPVETSKPSSQPNQVEAVTTSPTQASIGQASEVSKGSTPLSQSATPTPVETSKPSSQPNQVEAVTTSPTLASIGQASEVSKGSTPLSQSTTPTPIETSKPSSQPNQVEAITTSPTQASIGRASEVSKGSTPLSQSTTPTPVETSKHSSQPNQVEGVTTSPTQASIGQASEVSKGSTPLSQSATPTPVETSKPSSQPNQVEAITTSPTQASIGQASEVSKGSTPLSQSTTPTPVETSKPSSQPNQVEAVTTSPTQASIVQASEVSKGSTPLSQSATPTPVETSKPSSQPNQVEAVTTSPTQASIGQASEVSKGSTPLSQSTTPTPLESSKPSSQPNQVEAVTTSPTQASIGQASEVSKGSTPLSQSATPTPVETSKPSSQPNQVEAVTTSPTQASIGQALEVSKGSTPLSQSATPTPVETSKPSSQPNQVEAVTTSPTQASIGQALEVSKGSTPLSQSTTPTPGETSKPSSQPNQVEAVTTSPTQASIGRASEVSKGSTPLSQSTTPTPVETSKPSSQPNQVEGVTTSPTQASIGQASEVSKGSTPLSQSATPTPVETSKPSSQPNQVEAVTTSHTQASIGQASEVSKGSTPLSQRTTQTSVDTSKPSSQPNQVEAVTTSPTQASIGQASEVSKGSTPLSQRTTQTPVDTSKPSSQPNQVEAVTTSPTQASIGKASEVSKGSTPLSQSTTPTPVGTSKPSSQPNQVEAVTTSPTQDSIGQASEVSKGSTPLSQSTTTTPTDTSKSSSQPNQVEAITTSPSQASIGRAQGYSPKEESNKDQTSNQATLDTKSAAQEPFTGLTSTRKTSNESASPSSRTTPSADVSSNPTTQPPTLNLATNQATQTNTDVPTSGISKAPASPDASMPWPQLPPANQATGTTVDDKSTTHEEKASSNTPSTQPKPATSTGAQQSTPDKAQQDPQIVATEAFRQADSPQTVSSTPSKGEQASTRTPQQEQHDSSTSQQVPKNTQSAQQEDTKDQPIISQPESNTPTVSGSIDSTKPQTDSTSGSEKKSSSTQ; encoded by the exons ATGGAGTACTTGAGGTTTGAACAGCAAGAACAGAAG CATCTGCTTTGCTTCATGCGACAGTTTGGAACCTtaaatacatttatatatacacacacacattgcTCCATCCACTCCAAGTTGCGTGTCTCCGTCTCATCTATGGCAGCATTGCCAGGGGCCTCAACGCTGAAGCTGTACTATGGGAAGCCCATGCTACCAGATGTGTCCAGGGTGCTTGCATGCCTCTACGAGAAGGACGTCAAGTTCGAGCTCATCGACATGTATGAAGGCCAGCACATGCCTTATGAATTCCTCAGCCTTCAG GCCTTTACAAGAGCACCTGTCACTGTGGTGGAAGATGGAAGCACTTTCACATTAG AATCCAGAGCATTATGCCGCTACATCTCTGCGAAGTATGCTGACCGCGGGAACAGTTATCTCCTGGGAAGCGACATCCTTGAGAGAGCCTCCATCGAGCAATGGCTGAAGCTGGAGGAACACAACTTCCATCCTCCAAGCTGGGAACTCGTCTTCCACCTTGCATTTGCTACGCCCATGGTGGATCCCGACCCGGATCTGATCACCAGGAGCGAGCGGCGGCTGGCGAGCGTTCTCGATGTGTACGACCAACGGCTGAGCGAGAACGAGTTCCTGGCCGGCGACAAGTTCACTCTCGCTGACCTCTCCCACCTCCCCAACTCACACTACCTCGCCACTTCCCGACAGTGGCGCCATCTATTCGATGTGAGGAAGAACGTGCGAAGGTGGTGGGAGTCGATCTCAAAGCGGCGTTCGTGGACCAACGTGGTTGAGATACTGACCGAGGTTGAAGTCTTGAAGGAGCAGATCGCCGCCGGAGAAGAAAACACCACCACTCTTCACCTTCTGCCTTTCACGTCTCATCGAACGTCATCTTCGACGACTGGCTACGTTCTACCAGCTCAAGTAACTCAGTCGATCGAAGTGGTTCCTTATTCGCCACCTCAGTCCCAACCAGAATCTACTCCATCTCCCCCTCAGACAACACCACAAGGTTCAGTTG GTGGAACGACTCCAACACCAGCAGATGCTTCCCAGTCTTCACAACAAACTTGGAAGACTTCCAAAGAAGATGCGAGTTCTTCTTCTTACACG GTCTCGACGCCAGCTCAAACTAAAGAATCAAATCTTTCCGGTATTAAGAGCCCTCAACCTAGTCAGGAGATCACATCATCAGCAAGTGCTCCATTAGCTACGTCTACTACCGAGACTTGGAAGGGATCTGCTCCTTCTGTGTCCGACAGCGGAAGATCAACGCCAGTGGATGATTCAATGCCTCGGCAGCAATCGTCTCCTACCACTTCTGAA GCTTCCAACTTGAGGACTGCTGAAGGAGTTGCTCCTTCGATGTCCAGTGGACCAACTCCAACAGCAGCTGATGCTTCCCAGACTTCAATGAGACCAACCCCTCTAACCCAAAACACAACTCCTGTAAAGCTTTCATCACAACCAAATCAAGTAGAATCGGTGACTACATATGTGGATACTCCATTAGCTACATCTCTTACCCAACCTTCTATCGGACAAACTATAGAAATTTCAAAAGGACCAACTCCTTTAACCCAAACAACAACTCCAACATCAGCAGATAAGCCTTTATCACAGCCAAACCAGGTTGATGCAATACCTACATCTCCTACTCAGGCTTCTATTGGACAAGcttcagaagtttcaaaaggatcAACCCCTTTGTCCCAAAGCACAACTCCAACACCAATAGAGACTACAAAGCCTTCATCACAACCAAATCAAGTTGAAGAAGTAACATCTCCTACCCAGGCTTCTATTGGACAAGcttcagaagtttcaaaaggatcAACCCCTTTATCCCAAAACGCAACTCCAACACCAGTAGAGACTTCAAAGCCTTCATCGCAACCAAATCAGGTTGAAGCAGTAACTACATCTCCTACTCAGGCTTTTATTGGACAAGcttcagaagtttcaaaaggatcAACCCCTTTGTCCCAAAGCACAACTCCAACACCAGTAGAGACTTCGAAGCCTTCATCGCAACCAAATCAGGTTGAAGCAGTAACTACATCTCCTACTCAGGCTTCTATTGGACAAGcttcagaagtttcaaaaggatcAACCCCTTTATCCCAAAGCACAACACCAACACCAGTAGAGACTTCAAAGCCTTCATCGCAACCAAATCAGGTTGAAGCAGTAACTACATCTCCTACTCAGGCTTCTGTTGGACAAGcttcagaagtttcaaaaggatcAACCCCTTTGTCCCAAAGCACAACTCCAACACCAGTAGAGACTTCAAAGCCTTCATCACAACCAAATCAAGTTGAAGTAGTAACTACATCTCCTACCCAGGCTTCTATTGGACAAGcttcagaagtttcaaaaggatcAACCCCTTTATCCCAAAGCGCAACTCCAACACCAGTAGAGACTTCAAAGCCTTCATCGAAACCAAATCAGGTTGAAGCAGTAACTACATCTCCTACTCAGGCTTCTATTGGACAAGcttcagaagtttcaaaaggatcGACTCCTTTGTCCCAAAGCACAACTCCAACACCAGGAGAGACTTCAAAGCCTTCATCACAACCAAATCAAGTTGAAGCAGTAACTACATCTCCTACCCAGGCTTCTATTGGACAAGcttcagaagtttcaaaaggatcAACCCCTTTATCCCAAAGCGCAACTCCAACACCAGTAGAGACTTCAAAGCCTTCATCGCAACCAAATCAGGTTGAAGCAGTAACTACATCTCCTACTCAGGCTTCTATTGGACAAGcttcagaagtttcaaaaggatcAACCCCTTTGTCCCAAAGCACAACTCCAACACCAATAGAGACTTCAAAGCCTTCATCACAACCAAATCAAGTTGAAGTAGTAACTACATCTCCTACCCAGGCTTCTATTGGACAAGcttcagaagtttcaaaaggatcAACCCCTTTATCCCAAAGCGCAACTCCAACACCAGTAGAGACTTCAAAGCCTTCATCGAAACCAAATCAGGTTGAAGCAGTAACTACATCTCCTACTCAGGCTTCTGTTGGACAAGcttcagaagtttcaaaaggatcAACCCCTTTGTCCCAAAGCACAACTCCAACACCAGTAGAGACTTCAAAGCCTTCATCACAACCAAATCAAGTTGAAGTAGTAACTACATCTCCTACCCAGGCTTCTATTGGACAAGcttcagaagtttcaaaaggatcAACCCCTTTATCCCAAAGCGCAACTCCAACATCAGTAGAGACTTCAAAGCCTTCATCGAAACCAAATCAGGTTGAAGCAGTAACTACATCTCCTACTCAGGCTTCTATTGGACAAGcttcagaagtttcaaaaggatcGACTCCTTTGTCCCAAAGCACAACTCCAACACCAGGAGAGACTTCAAAGCCTTCATCACAACCAAATCAAGTTGAAGCAGTAACTACATCTCCTACCCAGGCTTCTATTGGACAAGcttcagaagtttcaaaaggatcAACCCCTTTATCCCAAAGCGCAACTCCAACACCAGTAGAGACTTCAAAGCCTTCATCGCAACCAAATCAGGTTGAAGCAGTAACTACATCTCCTACTCAGGCTTCTATTGGACAAGcttcagaagtttcaaaaggatcAACCCCTTTGTCCCAAAGCACAACTCCAACACCAATAGAGACTTCAAAGCCTTCATCACAACCAAATCAAGTTGAAGCAGTAACTACATCTCCTACCCAGGCTTCAATTGGACAAGcttcagaagtttcaaaaggatcAACCCCTTTATCCCAAAGCGCAACTCCAACACCAGTAAAGACTTCAAAGCCTTCATCGCAACCAAATCAGGTTGAAACAATAACTACATCTCCTACTCAGGCTTCTATTGGACAAGcttcagaagtttcaaaaggatcAACCCCTTTGTCCCAAAGCACAACTCCAACACCAGTAGAGACTTCAAAGCCTTCATCGCAACCAAATCAAGTTGAAGTAGTAACTACATCTCCTACTCAGGCTTCTATTGGACAAGCTTTAGAAGTTTCAAAAGGATCAACCCCTTTGTCCCAAAGCACAACTCCAACACCAGTAGAGACTTCAAAGCCTTCATCACAACCAAATCAAGTTGAAGCAGTAACTACATCTCCTACCCAGGCTTCTATTGGACAAGcttcagaagtttcaaaaggatcAACTCCTTTATCCCAAAGCGCAACTCCAACACCAGTAGAGACTTCAAAGCCTTCATCGCAACCAAATCAGGTTGAAGCAGTAACTACATCTCCTACTCTGGCTTCTATTGGACAAGcttcagaagtttcaaaaggatcAACCCCTTTGTCCCAAAGCACAACTCCAACACCAATAGAGACTTCAAAGCCTTCATCACAACCAAATCAAGTTGAAGCAATAACTACATCTCCTACTCAGGCTTCTATTGGACGAGcttcagaagtttcaaaaggatcAACCCCTTTGTCCCAAAGCACAACTCCAACACCAGTAGAGACTTCAAAGCATTCATCACAACCAAATCAAGTTGAAGGAGTAACTACATCTCCTACCCAGGCTTCTATTGGACAAGcttcagaagtttcaaaaggatcAACCCCTTTATCCCAAAGCGCAACTCCTACACCAGTAGAGACTTCAAAGCCTTCATCGCAACCAAATCAGGTTGAAGCAATAACTACATCTCCTACTCAGGCTTCTATTGGACAAGcttcagaagtttcaaaaggatcAACCCCTTTGTCCCAAAGCACAACTCCAACACCAGTAGAGACTTCAAAGCCTTCATCACAACCAAATCAAGTTGAAGCAGTAACTACATCTCCTACCCAGGCTTCTATTGTACAAGcttcagaagtttcaaaaggatcAACCCCTTTATCCCAAAGCGCAACTCCAACACCAGTAGAGACTTCAAAGCCTTCATCGCAACCGAATCAGGTTGAAGCAGTAACTACATCTCCTACTCAGGCTTCTATTGGACAAGcttcagaagtttcaaaaggatcAACCCCTTTGTCCCAAAGCACAACTCCAACACCATTAGAGTCTTCAAAGCCTTCATCACAACCAAATCAAGTTGAAGCAGTAACTACATCTCCTACCCAGGCTTCTATTGGACAAGcttcagaagtttcaaaaggatcAACCCCTTTATCCCAAAGCGCAACTCCAACACCAGTAGAGACTTCAAAGCCTTCATCGCAACCAAATCAGGTTGAAGCAGTAACTACATCTCCTACCCAAGCTTCTATTGGACAAGCTTTAGAAGTTTCAAAAGGATCAACCCCTTTATCCCAAAGCGCAACTCCAACACCAGTAGAGACTTCAAAGCCTTCATCGCAACCAAATCAGGTTGAAGCAGTAACTACATCTCCTACTCAGGCTTCTATTGGACAAGCTTTAGAAGTTTCAAAAGGATCAACCCCTTTGTCCCAAAGCACAACTCCAACACCAGGAGAGACTTCAAAGCCTTCATCACAACCAAATCAAGTTGAAGCAGTAACTACATCTCCTACTCAGGCTTCTATTGGACGAGcttcagaagtttcaaaaggatcAACCCCTTTGTCCCAAAGCACAACTCCAACACCAGTAGAGACTTCAAAGCCTTCATCACAACCAAATCAAGTTGAAGGAGTAACTACATCTCCTACCCAGGCTTCTATTGGACAAGcttcagaagtttcaaaaggatcAACCCCTTTATCCCAAAGCGCAACTCCTACACCAGTAGAGACTTCAAAGCCTTCATCGCAACCAAATCAGGTTGAAGCAGTAACTACATCTCATACTCAGGCTTCTATTGGACAAGcttcagaagtttcaaaaggatcAACCCCTCTATCCCAAAGAACAACTCAAACATCGGTAGATACTTCAAAGCCTTCATCACAACCAAATCAGGTTGAAGCAGTAACTACATCTCCTACTCAGGCTTCTATTGGACAAGcttcagaagtttcaaaaggatcAACCCCTCTATCCCAAAGAACAACTCAAACACCGGTAGATACTTCAAAGCCTTCATCACAACCAAATCAGGTTGAAGCAGTAACTACATCTCCTACTCAGGCTTCTATTGGAAAAGcttcagaagtttcaaaaggatcAACCCCTTTGTCCCAAAGCACAACTCCAACACCAGTAGGGACTTCAAAGCCTTCATCACAACCAAATCAAGTTGAAGCAGTAACTACATCTCCTACCCAGGATTCTATTGGACAAGcttcagaagtttcaaaaggatcAACCCCTCTATCCCAAAGCACAACTACAACACCAACAGATACTTCAAAGTCTTCATCGCAACCAAATCAGGTTGAAGCAATAACTACATCTCCTTCCCAGGCTTCTATTGGACGAGCTCAGGGTTACTCACCTAAAGAAGAATCCAATAAAGATCAAACCAGCAATCAAGCTACACTTGACACAAAGTCTGCTGCACAAGAA CCTTTTACAGGACTGACGTCTACTAGGAAGACTTCCAACGAATCTGCTTCTCCATCCAGCAGAACTACACCATCTGCAGATGTTTCTTCTAACCCTACAACACAACCACCTACCCTCAATCTTGCCACCAATCAAGCAACTCAAACTAATACAGAT GTACCCACTTCAGGGATTTCCAAAGCACCAGCTTCTCCTGATGCTTCCATGCCTTGGCCACAGCTACCGCCAGCCAATCAAGCAACTGGAACCACTGTTGATGACAAGTCTACTACTCATGAAGAAAAAGCTAGTAGCAACACACCAAGCACCCAACCAAAACCGGCTACATCAACAGGTGCTCAACAATCTACTCCTGACAAGGCCCAGCAAGATCCTCAAATAGTCGCAACAGAGGCATTTCGACAAGCAGATAGTCCTCAAACAGTTTCTTCTACCCCATCGAAAGGTGAACAAGCTTCAACTCGAACACCTCAACAAGAACAGCATGACTCATCAACTAGTCAACAAGTACCTAAAAATACTCAGTCAGCCCaacaagaagacacaaaagaccaGCCAATAATTAGTCAACCAGAATCAAACACTCCTACTGTTTCTGGATCAATTGATTCTACAAAACCACAAACAGATTCTACCAGTGGATCAGAAAAGAAGTCAAGTTCTACTCAGTAG